The Myxococcus fulvus region AGTCGCCGGCGTACTACGGCACGCTGCAGGCCATCGAGTCGCTCGGGCTGCGCGCGCTGGAGATTCCGTGCTCACCGCGTCATGGCATGGAACTGGATGCGCTCCAGGCGGCGCTGGAGCGGCGGCGCGTGGCGGCGGTGCTGGTGGTGCCCAGCTACAGCAACCCGGTGGGAAGCTGCATGCCGACGGCGAACCGCCAGCGACTGGTGGCCATGCTCGAGGAGCGCGGGGTGCCGCTCATCGAGGACGACCTGTACGGCGACCTCCACTTCGACGAGCGCAGGCCGCGCACGTGCAAGTCGTTCGACAAGACGGGCAACGTGATGCTGTGTGGCTCGTTCTCGAAGACGCTCGCGCCGGGTTTCCGCGTGGGGTACGTGGCGCCGGGGCGGCTGCGGGAGCGGGTGGAGCTCCTGAAGTTCTCGCACACGGTGGCCTCGCCCACGCTGCTGCCGCTGGCGATTGCCCGCTTCCTGGAGGAGGGCGGGTATGACCGGCACCTGCGCACGCTGCGGCGCCGGTTGACGGAGCAGGTGGCGCGCATGGCGGAGGGGGTGGCCGAGCACTTCCCCGAGGGCACTCGCGTGGCGCGGCCGGCGGGGGGCTCGCTGTTGTGGGTGGAGCTGCCGGCCACGGTGGACTCGCTGGTGCTGCACGGGCGCGCGCTGGAGGCGGGCGTGAGCATCGCGCCGGGGCCCATCTTCTCGCCCCGGCCGGACTCGTACCGGAACTTCATCCGCCTGTCGTGTGGACAGCCGTGGACGCCACGCATCGAGGGCGCGATGGCCACGGTGGGCCGGCTGGTGCGCACCCTGATGTGAGCTCAGCGCGCGAAGAGCAGGCCCGCGCCCTGGCGTGAGGCCTTCTCCAGGGCCTGCGTCACGGCGTCGAACGCTCGCGCGGGGTCGCCGCGCCGGGTGAGGCGGCGGAGGCGGGAGGTGAAGCGGGCCCAGCCGCTGACGGGCTGATAGCTCGGGGCGCCGTCGAGGTGCTCGCGCAGGCCGTCGCGCAGCTGGCGCACCTCGGCGTTCGTCCAGTAGCCGAGGTTCGGGTTGATGCGCCGCAGGTCGTCGGTGGCGCCTTCCTGGGGAGGGACTCGGCCCCACACGGTGTGGCGCCAGAGGCGGCGGAGGGTGTCCGGGCAGGCCGCGCTGACGACGGCCTCGGCGGCCTGGAGGTCGTCGGCGTCGGGGCGCTGGGAGGTGGCCTGCTCCAGGCGCTCGCTCCGGGGCTCCTTGTCGGCGTGGACCAGGTCCTCGGCGAGCACGTCGAGCAGCTCCAGCACCTCGTCCCCGAGCGGCTCGGGCAGCCGCGTCAGCGCGGCGCCGCCGTGTTGGGACAGGTGGTCCATGAGCGCGAGCAGCACCTC contains the following coding sequences:
- a CDS encoding PLP-dependent aminotransferase family protein, with the protein product MGALAHKPKLYEQVAEKLEDAINAGTLRAGDRLPSVRQLSLREQVSISTVLQAYLHLESVGLIETRPQSGHYVRRRERPRLAEPQVSRPATSATPVTVSALVSRVYQSMRDPNLVQMGGAWPSTELLPTRRLYRELNALTREMGDAGMLYDVPPGCPELRRQLARRSLDWGAALSPEDFIITVGAAEAIHLCLLAVARPGDTIAIESPAYYGTLQAIESLGLRALEIPCSPRHGMELDALQAALERRRVAAVLVVPSYSNPVGSCMPTANRQRLVAMLEERGVPLIEDDLYGDLHFDERRPRTCKSFDKTGNVMLCGSFSKTLAPGFRVGYVAPGRLRERVELLKFSHTVASPTLLPLAIARFLEEGGYDRHLRTLRRRLTEQVARMAEGVAEHFPEGTRVARPAGGSLLWVELPATVDSLVLHGRALEAGVSIAPGPIFSPRPDSYRNFIRLSCGQPWTPRIEGAMATVGRLVRTLM